The Candidatus Cloacimonadota bacterium genomic sequence TGAGTTCTTCTAATTCTTTTTCTGATTGTAAGTCTGTGGGCAATTGATATTCAGTTCCATTAGGTGCGAGGGAAATGTTTTTCATGAGTCTCCTTTAATATCTCAACTCGATACCTGAATATAGAAAATTCTTCACCCTGTTGTCTTTATTCTCATATACATATTGTAGATGTATATTCAAGTGGGAAGTTATATTATAATTAATCGATGCATCAATCCTCTGAGTTCTACTAATTTTGCCAGCAAGAAATTTTTCATTTGTTTGAATTTTTGCAAAGGGATCATTGCTAATACTACCCTGTTGCATGTTTTCATAAAGAACAGTGCATTCAAGCCCTGGCATTAAATACTGAACTCGAAAGGCTAAATTTAATAAATTCGATCCATCCTGAAATCCAAGTAATTGATCTCTATGACTATACGTCAACTGCCTTCTATGATAATATGTTCTTGGACCAACTGCTGTCCCCTCAAAAGATACATTGAGTGGGATGTTCTTGAATGAATAAGACAAGCCAAGTTGTTCTGCAAAGCCTGAAAGGTATTTCTCAGTAGTCAAACGACTAACTTTTACATCGTCTATAAAGAGATTATTATACATCATGAAACCATCAAAGGGTGAATAATTTATTATGATGAACGCATTCACATTATCTCTTGATTGATTAGAGAAGTCCACAAGTTTGTACATCACCAAAGGAGTTGAATATGATATTTCAAAATTTCTGTCATCATATAATGAATTCTCCCCAATTGCTATAAAAATCCTGTTTGTACTATAAGAAATCATTTGAAGGGCAAGAGATTTAGTGCTATATTCATCTTCATTTCCAAGACTGTCTGGAACTAACTGGGAATACAAAGAAACATAGAAAAAATTACCCAATTGTTTTGATAATTTGATATAAGGCAAAGATGAAATAACCTTAGTAAAAATAATGGAATTTGTTATTGAATTTCCAATCTGAAGATTTCCATATCCGATAGCCGCATCTATAATATTGTTCTTAATAAAACATTCGGTTTGAATCTCAAGCTTCTCTGGATTCTCCCAGTTATCTGCGATAAGTTGTACTGAATCTTTTCTCGTGAAATAGGGATCTCCGGTATAATGACCTTTTCTGAATAAAGAATACAGTCCGATATTGTTTGTTATATTTCCACCAAATTCCAGGCCATAATACTTTAACAGTCTATGTTTATCTTCAGTATCCGATTTATATAAGTCATAATCAATTCCTATAATACCGGAAAAGAAAACACTTATTTCGTTTTTTTCATACTCAAGAAGTTTAGACTCCAGTAGTTTGTTGCTGAAAATTGAAAGTGCAGAACGTGGTATTTTTTGTATTGGATATACAGCTGACTCAAAACCGTTTTTATCTTTTAAAGATAGTCTTTTTAGATTATATTGGGCAATTTTTTTATAAATCACTGAAATGTCTGAAGATAGGATTAATTCAAGTGCTTCGATAACATTATCGTGATATAGAGGGTAGAATCCAGTAATATCTTCAGAATATTTGAGAGATTGAACTGTCTCAAAGAATGAATAGACTGGATCTTCAGATGGGATGATGAAATCAGCAACCAATAATGATGGTAGAAAAAAAATGAGGAATATCCTCATTCCTCTGATGTAATAATTTTTTTTTATGACATTCATAGAAATCCCATATTTTAATTTATTCATTAATTTACATTGAACTAACTGTACGATAAAGAGATATTCGCTAATTATTCATCCAGTAATGTTCAATTGTTACTTGAAGATATTAGATAAAGTAGTTCAGATACACACTCAAATATTTATACTATCATCTTTCAAAACTAGGATTTAATAATATAGGGGAATTGATCTGGATTATCATGATCGTGCACCTGATCTCCATATGCTAATAATATGGTCTCTTCATCACCAATATTTTCAAAACTATGTGCATAACCCGGAAGAACTAAGATTCTATCAATATTTTCTTTGTTGCTATCGAGAACAACTTCTTCGATATTTCTAGACCCAACTTTTTGAATTAAGACTTTCAACTTCCCTTTCATTACACAAAATATTTCATTCTTGTATTTATGATAATGATTTCCTCTAA encodes the following:
- a CDS encoding WxcM-like domain-containing protein, producing MRLESIPKHSDDRGFLVEFMREDENYLNFKGQVYCSTISPGDIRGNHYHKYKNEIFCVMKGKLKVLIQKVGSRNIEEVVLDSNKENIDRILVLPGYAHSFENIGDEETILLAYGDQVHDHDNPDQFPYIIKS